The following coding sequences lie in one Silvanigrella aquatica genomic window:
- a CDS encoding APC family permease — translation MNKVTKINLLFLSLGSIIGSGWLYGAYHTAKAAGNSGIISWIIGGIMYTIIALGYAEVILNKKFPELSDAAGYTFGKGGKTLISLLTWIWTTLIPPIEVQATVQYASNYFEWIKTDSTVFGLSTYGLMLSIGLMTIMFVINIFAINTVGVLNKIITIFKVVIPIIVTLIFLYVIFNNPTNALANISTDLFSGGISGTLTAISTCGIAFSFIGFQTAIFLANESENPQKNVPFAVFGSIFIACVIYILIQITFNLSVPSEYLKDGWANLNFAGDAGPIAGLLAIFGFMSMSIFLYVDAVISPFGTGLSYKIAASRVLCNIGESRIFPKFFSNRNNFGSPYIANLLNYVIGIIFILNVSGWQNMITILCALIILTMSYVPLYALFARGTGSLDTSFKVKHYNLYSLLSFYFSNLMLIWCGWNAIKFVTIIFAIFYSFILVKDIYTKNFQFSAMYHALLPFHMFSIAVFTYYKKDFESIYFELGSQFIVSIVIIIYLKLSLKSYSEVEKQRTITQ, via the coding sequence ATGAATAAAGTTACTAAAATAAATTTACTCTTCTTATCACTAGGCTCGATTATTGGATCGGGTTGGTTATATGGAGCGTACCATACGGCAAAAGCCGCTGGAAATTCGGGTATTATTTCTTGGATTATTGGTGGTATTATGTATACCATTATTGCTCTAGGATATGCTGAAGTTATATTGAATAAAAAATTTCCTGAACTTTCGGATGCGGCTGGATACACTTTTGGAAAAGGAGGCAAAACTTTAATCAGTTTATTAACTTGGATTTGGACCACTCTTATTCCACCTATTGAAGTCCAAGCGACAGTCCAATATGCCTCCAATTATTTTGAATGGATTAAAACAGATTCCACGGTTTTTGGTCTTTCTACCTATGGCCTAATGCTTTCCATAGGCCTTATGACCATCATGTTTGTCATAAATATATTCGCCATCAATACAGTGGGAGTATTAAATAAAATAATTACTATTTTTAAAGTTGTAATTCCTATTATTGTTACTCTTATTTTCCTCTATGTCATATTCAATAATCCTACGAATGCTCTTGCCAATATTTCAACCGATTTATTTAGTGGCGGTATCAGTGGCACATTAACTGCGATATCAACATGCGGTATCGCATTTTCTTTTATTGGATTTCAAACTGCTATTTTCTTAGCAAATGAATCGGAAAATCCACAAAAAAATGTTCCGTTTGCTGTTTTTGGATCTATTTTTATAGCTTGTGTAATATACATATTAATTCAAATTACCTTCAACCTTTCTGTTCCATCGGAATATTTAAAAGACGGTTGGGCAAATTTAAACTTTGCTGGTGATGCGGGTCCTATTGCAGGATTGCTCGCTATTTTTGGATTTATGTCTATGAGCATATTCTTATATGTTGATGCCGTAATATCTCCTTTTGGCACAGGATTAAGCTATAAAATTGCGGCTTCAAGAGTTCTTTGCAATATTGGTGAATCAAGAATTTTCCCCAAGTTTTTTTCAAACAGAAATAATTTTGGTTCACCATATATTGCAAACTTATTGAATTACGTTATTGGTATAATTTTTATTTTAAATGTCTCTGGTTGGCAAAACATGATCACCATATTGTGTGCTTTAATTATATTAACCATGTCCTATGTTCCTTTATACGCGCTATTTGCCCGAGGGACTGGCTCTCTTGATACGAGTTTCAAAGTTAAGCATTATAACTTATACTCATTGCTCAGCTTCTATTTTTCAAACCTCATGCTAATCTGGTGTGGCTGGAATGCGATTAAATTTGTTACAATTATATTCGCTATTTTTTATAGCTTCATTCTTGTAAAAGACATCTATACTAAAAACTTTCAATTTAGCGCAATGTATCATGCCCTCCTTCCCTTTCATATGTTTTCGATTGCCGTATTTACATATTATAAAAAAGACTTTGAATCGATTTATTTTGAACTTGGCAGTCAATTCATTGTGTCAATTGTAATCATAATTTATTTAAAATTATCATTAAAAAGCTATTCAGAAGTTGAAAAACAAAGAACAATTACACAATAA
- a CDS encoding efflux RND transporter permease subunit, whose translation MKFTDIFIQRPVLATVVSILIFMVGLKSIFNLDLRQYPKVENTVITVTTTYPGANAQLMQGFITQPIQTSVSSAEGIDYINSSSSQGVSKIDIHLKLNFNSTTAFGDISAKVNAVRALIPKEANDPVITKSTGSNIALAYISYSSEKMTGPQVYDLLSRVVQPKIQSVSGVSSADILGGNPFAMRIWLRPEKMAALGITADDVSMALRANSYLSAAGQLKGQYTITNVSAETDLHAEEEFKELVIKQNKGKLIRMRDVADVELGSQSYSSSVTFNGNKGVFIGVQAVPSANPLTVIKDVRKVLPDIQKVLPPSLNQVMVYDSTEFISASIRDVIKTLLEATIIVILVIFLFLGSIRSVSIPIVTIPLSLIGVCSIMLVLGYSINLLTLLAMVLAIGLVVDDAIVVVENIQRHIEEGKAPLEAALIGAREIAVPVITMTITLGAVYAPIGLMGGLTGALFKEFALTLAASVIVSGVIALTLSPMMCSKILNNKQADIKFVKWINVKLDRMQLKYERTLKTVLDSKPIVLLFGSVILVSVYFLFILTPKELAPKEDQGFLITITTAPQYSNVHYLEKFTQEIDKVFLKYEERAASFNVNGMGTENAAISGFIFKPWEDRKRSAQKVMPLIQKDLSQIAGVKSFIVALPDLPTGSSGFPVQFVLKTTDDYKILYSVMEELKAEAKKSGLFIVVDSDLSYESPQLNVEIDKLKATEMGITMQTIGNTLATMLSGGYTNLYSMNGRSYQVIPQLKDENRSNASDLDKAYVRNSSGSLVPLSNFVKYKTTTEPNTLNQFQQLNSATFSAVMRPGQTTGTGIQFLIKTADRIMPYGMSYDFSGDTRTEQLEGSALVATFAFALLVIFLVLAAQFESFRDPLVIMVSVPMAICGALIPLNLGLATINIYTQIGLITLIGLITKHGILMVEFANELQHKEKCDLVTAIQKAAAVRLRPILMTTAAMVLGVIPLIIATGAGAASRFNIGLVIASGLSIGTLFTLFIVPTMYTIIAKKKH comes from the coding sequence ATGAAATTTACAGATATTTTTATCCAAAGACCCGTACTCGCCACTGTGGTTAGCATTCTTATATTTATGGTTGGTTTAAAATCAATTTTTAATTTAGATTTACGCCAATACCCTAAAGTTGAAAACACAGTTATTACAGTAACAACAACTTATCCTGGCGCCAATGCACAGCTCATGCAGGGATTTATCACACAACCTATTCAGACTTCTGTTTCTTCTGCAGAAGGAATTGATTATATAAATTCTTCAAGTTCTCAAGGTGTCAGTAAAATAGATATACATTTAAAATTAAATTTTAATTCCACAACAGCTTTTGGTGATATTTCAGCAAAAGTCAATGCCGTACGTGCCTTAATTCCAAAAGAAGCCAACGATCCCGTAATTACAAAATCAACAGGAAGTAATATCGCTTTGGCTTATATAAGCTATTCCAGCGAAAAAATGACAGGGCCTCAAGTTTACGATCTTTTAAGCCGCGTAGTGCAGCCTAAAATTCAATCGGTTTCAGGAGTTTCTAGCGCTGATATTTTAGGTGGAAATCCTTTTGCCATGCGCATTTGGTTACGCCCGGAAAAAATGGCGGCATTAGGGATTACCGCTGATGATGTCAGTATGGCTCTTAGAGCAAATAGTTATTTATCCGCTGCGGGACAACTAAAAGGTCAATATACCATAACAAATGTAAGCGCCGAAACAGATTTACACGCTGAGGAAGAATTTAAAGAATTAGTTATAAAGCAAAATAAAGGGAAATTAATTCGCATGCGCGATGTTGCCGATGTGGAATTAGGATCTCAAAGTTATTCTTCATCTGTTACTTTTAATGGCAATAAAGGTGTGTTTATTGGCGTTCAAGCCGTTCCTTCAGCAAATCCCTTAACAGTCATTAAAGATGTTCGTAAAGTTCTTCCTGACATTCAAAAAGTTTTACCACCCTCTTTAAATCAAGTCATGGTATACGATTCTACTGAATTTATTTCTGCATCAATTCGAGATGTTATTAAAACACTATTAGAAGCAACAATAATAGTTATTTTAGTTATTTTCTTATTTTTGGGTTCGATTCGTTCTGTTAGTATCCCTATCGTAACTATTCCATTATCGCTCATTGGCGTTTGTTCCATTATGCTCGTTTTAGGATACTCTATTAATCTTTTAACATTACTGGCGATGGTTCTTGCCATAGGACTCGTTGTGGACGATGCCATTGTAGTTGTTGAAAATATTCAGCGCCATATTGAAGAAGGAAAAGCCCCACTCGAAGCCGCATTAATAGGCGCACGTGAAATTGCTGTTCCTGTTATTACTATGACTATTACCTTAGGAGCAGTATATGCTCCCATTGGTTTAATGGGAGGATTAACGGGTGCTTTATTTAAAGAATTTGCATTAACTTTAGCAGCATCGGTTATTGTTTCAGGAGTGATTGCATTAACATTATCTCCCATGATGTGTTCAAAAATATTAAATAATAAACAAGCTGATATAAAATTTGTCAAATGGATTAATGTTAAGCTCGATCGCATGCAACTCAAATATGAAAGAACATTAAAAACAGTCCTTGATTCCAAACCTATTGTGTTACTTTTTGGTAGTGTCATTTTAGTCAGTGTTTACTTTTTATTTATTTTAACTCCCAAGGAATTGGCACCCAAAGAAGATCAAGGATTTTTAATTACAATTACCACAGCTCCTCAATATTCAAATGTTCATTATCTTGAAAAATTTACCCAAGAAATTGATAAAGTTTTCTTAAAATATGAAGAACGCGCGGCAAGTTTTAATGTCAATGGCATGGGAACAGAAAATGCAGCCATATCAGGATTTATATTTAAACCTTGGGAAGATCGCAAACGTTCTGCACAAAAAGTAATGCCTCTTATTCAAAAAGATTTATCACAAATTGCAGGAGTAAAATCATTTATTGTTGCCCTTCCCGATTTACCTACGGGTTCTAGTGGTTTTCCTGTGCAATTTGTCTTAAAAACAACAGATGATTATAAAATATTGTATAGTGTTATGGAAGAATTAAAGGCAGAAGCTAAAAAAAGTGGTTTATTTATTGTTGTAGATAGTGACTTAAGCTACGAATCACCGCAATTAAATGTCGAAATAGATAAACTAAAAGCCACTGAAATGGGCATAACTATGCAAACAATTGGTAATACTCTTGCCACAATGCTAAGTGGTGGTTACACAAATCTGTACAGCATGAATGGCAGAAGCTACCAAGTTATTCCTCAATTAAAAGATGAGAATAGAAGCAATGCAAGCGATTTAGATAAAGCTTATGTGCGCAATAGCAGTGGCTCTCTTGTTCCCTTATCAAATTTTGTGAAATATAAAACAACAACAGAACCAAATACTTTAAATCAATTTCAACAATTAAATTCGGCAACATTTAGTGCAGTGATGCGCCCCGGACAAACCACTGGGACGGGAATTCAATTTTTAATTAAAACTGCAGATCGCATTATGCCTTATGGTATGTCTTACGATTTTTCAGGAGATACGCGCACCGAACAGCTTGAAGGCAGCGCGTTAGTAGCGACGTTTGCTTTTGCCTTGCTCGTCATATTTCTTGTTCTGGCGGCGCAATTTGAAAGTTTTCGCGATCCCCTCGTCATTATGGTGAGTGTTCCTATGGCAATATGCGGCGCTTTAATTCCACTCAATTTAGGATTGGCGACAATTAATATTTATACTCAAATTGGTTTAATTACTTTAATTGGTCTTATAACAAAACACGGTATTTTAATGGTCGAATTTGCAAATGAATTACAGCATAAAGAAAAATGCGACCTCGTTACTGCAATTCAAAAAGCAGCAGCTGTTCGTTTGCGTCCTATTTTAATGACAACAGCAGCTATGGTTTTGGGCGTAATTCCACTTATTATTGCAACCGGCGCCGGAGCAGCAAGCCGATTTAATATAGGACTTGTCATTGCCTCAGGCCTTTCCATAGGAACATTATTTACACTTTTCATCGTTCCTACCATGTATACGATCATAGCGAAGAAAAAGCACTGA
- a CDS encoding efflux RND transporter periplasmic adaptor subunit has translation MSKRMKLTILILAIVFGGIFGWHFFIQFQINKFFSNFVPPPQVVSVATAKSEDWQPYLYSVGSLSAINGVDISAETSGQVKAIYFDSGKFINKGDPLIQLDDSSEQAQLKEIAAQLQLAQVNDKRSKQLFSQGAASQSSVDDSATKVKQFSANYENVKTLIAKKLIRAPFSGKIGIRQVNIGQYISAGYACASLQTSHALYAQITLPQQDTNKVKLTQDVIVTVDAFPNLIFKGKITAIDSKIDETTRTIQAQATIDNSENKLLPGMFVNVKVALPIIPNSIVLPQTTITYTLYGDSAFLVTLSDKKSDTGEVLGTVKRVFVRTGEKRDNSVVILEGIKAGDVVVSSGQLKLVDGSAIAINNSVNL, from the coding sequence ATGTCTAAACGTATGAAATTAACAATCCTGATTTTAGCCATTGTTTTTGGTGGTATTTTTGGTTGGCATTTTTTTATCCAGTTTCAAATAAATAAATTCTTTTCCAATTTCGTTCCTCCTCCCCAAGTCGTCTCTGTTGCCACTGCGAAATCAGAAGATTGGCAACCTTATCTTTACTCCGTGGGTTCATTGAGTGCTATTAATGGTGTTGATATCAGCGCCGAAACATCGGGTCAGGTTAAAGCTATTTATTTTGACTCAGGTAAGTTTATAAACAAAGGGGATCCTTTAATTCAATTAGACGACTCCTCAGAACAAGCACAGCTCAAAGAGATTGCTGCACAACTGCAACTGGCGCAAGTTAACGACAAAAGATCAAAACAACTTTTTTCACAAGGAGCGGCATCACAATCCTCAGTTGACGATTCCGCAACTAAAGTAAAACAATTTTCAGCTAATTATGAAAATGTAAAGACTTTAATTGCAAAAAAACTAATTCGTGCCCCCTTCAGCGGAAAAATAGGAATTAGACAAGTTAACATTGGTCAATATATTTCTGCAGGATATGCTTGTGCCAGTTTACAAACTTCACATGCCTTATATGCACAAATTACTTTGCCACAACAAGACACAAATAAGGTGAAATTAACCCAAGATGTTATTGTCACTGTTGATGCTTTTCCAAATCTAATTTTTAAAGGTAAAATAACTGCCATCGATTCTAAAATTGATGAAACAACCAGAACAATTCAAGCACAAGCAACAATTGATAATTCTGAGAATAAATTGTTACCCGGTATGTTTGTAAATGTAAAAGTAGCACTCCCTATTATCCCAAATTCAATTGTACTTCCTCAAACAACAATTACATATACACTGTATGGAGACTCCGCCTTTCTTGTTACTTTAAGCGATAAAAAATCGGATACGGGAGAAGTACTCGGAACTGTGAAAAGAGTTTTTGTCCGAACAGGAGAAAAACGTGATAATTCTGTTGTTATACTCGAAGGAATTAAAGCAGGAGATGTTGTTGTAAGCAGTGGACAGCTAAAACTTGTAGATGGTTCTGCAATCGCAATTAATAATTCTGTCAATTTGTAA
- a CDS encoding 2-oxoglutarate dehydrogenase E1 component — protein MSGNFNSVFQNNAGYVEEMFARYSSDPNSVGIEWRSYFEGFHEGFGTATALAKDVAHFDELLKNMGDAPAKSSETSHADSISSDVLSFEFKVAAYVQAWKSHGHLQAKTNPLGLEPKKAPTLSPELYGIAKSDFSRKTSAGILLGLDVMKFEDLAKELEKRFAGVVGAEIEHIESPEERAWLQAEFAKIYAPVGKDVQKSIYQELARADSLEKTIATKYIGKKRFSIEGADAQFPAVESYMEECAKLGAAECSVAIAHRGRLNFLVNVIGKPLERLLTEFEGYPHEGLHGDCDVKYHYGYESQRQTRFGNQMTVSMPFNPSHLEYVGCVAMGDSRARQQIYYKGDNSKVVSIVLHGDAAFSGQGIVFENVQMMSLDGYQIGGTLHIVANNQVGFTTDPTDSRSSTYCTDVAKVTGSPVFHINADYLDVLHNLMIMAANYRFKFKKDFYIDLVCFRRHGHNETDEPTFTQPILYKVIKDKPAPYDEYAKYLTSTHNFIEEELKTIYNNYRAEMNAVYDKVKKDHLKIEQFLPLRDAAQLKLATEKDMLQPAKTQLPVTKLKELALKICDIPATFTPNPKLARIIVAERKEMADGNKKLDWGMAELLAYSTLLNEGYSIRLAGEDAQRGTFSHRHVTLIDFENGNHFTSIDACATENSKIEVINTLLSEEAAMGYEYGYAVRQVKGLVLWEGQFGDFANGAQVLIDQFIASGETKWAQTQGLVLLLPHGMEGQGAEHSSARLERFLQLCADGNMQVCNFTNAAQIYHALRRQVLRDFRKPLILMTPKSFLRSPRAATTIEELATGNFEEILDDSRITKANKVEKVLFCTGKIALDLFDTLEKEEHKNKAENIAIIRIEQLYPLHSDKAANILSRFKNVKSIAWVQEEPANMGAWSYIRHELDKIIKKAGFAVPLTYFGRTRRATPAVGLEKQHFIEQDKILKAAMESNNSVEV, from the coding sequence ATGAGTGGTAATTTTAATTCTGTTTTTCAAAATAATGCAGGGTATGTTGAAGAGATGTTTGCTCGATATAGCTCTGATCCGAATTCTGTAGGAATTGAGTGGCGTTCCTATTTTGAAGGATTTCATGAAGGTTTTGGAACGGCAACCGCCCTTGCTAAAGACGTTGCCCACTTCGATGAACTCTTAAAAAATATGGGCGATGCTCCTGCAAAATCAAGCGAAACATCTCATGCAGACTCTATTAGTTCGGATGTGCTTTCTTTTGAATTTAAGGTCGCAGCCTATGTTCAGGCATGGAAGTCCCATGGTCACCTGCAAGCAAAAACAAATCCACTTGGTCTTGAGCCTAAAAAAGCACCTACCTTATCTCCTGAATTATATGGCATCGCTAAGAGCGATTTCTCAAGAAAGACATCGGCAGGAATTTTATTAGGTCTTGATGTTATGAAATTTGAAGATCTCGCAAAAGAACTTGAAAAAAGATTTGCGGGTGTTGTCGGCGCTGAAATCGAGCATATTGAATCTCCTGAAGAGCGCGCATGGTTGCAAGCTGAATTTGCTAAAATATATGCGCCCGTTGGAAAAGATGTACAAAAAAGCATTTACCAAGAATTAGCTCGTGCCGACTCCTTAGAAAAAACCATTGCGACAAAATACATTGGTAAAAAAAGATTTAGTATTGAGGGCGCCGATGCTCAATTTCCTGCTGTTGAAAGCTACATGGAAGAATGTGCAAAATTAGGTGCTGCAGAATGCTCTGTGGCCATTGCACACCGCGGCCGCTTGAACTTTTTAGTCAACGTTATTGGCAAACCACTTGAAAGATTATTAACAGAATTTGAAGGTTATCCTCATGAGGGTCTTCACGGTGATTGTGATGTGAAATACCATTATGGTTATGAATCACAAAGACAAACGCGCTTTGGCAATCAAATGACCGTTTCCATGCCTTTTAATCCCAGTCACTTGGAATATGTAGGTTGTGTCGCTATGGGAGACAGCCGCGCACGCCAACAAATTTATTATAAAGGCGACAATTCTAAAGTGGTATCCATAGTTTTGCATGGTGATGCGGCTTTTTCAGGGCAAGGAATTGTCTTTGAAAATGTACAAATGATGTCTCTTGATGGATATCAAATTGGTGGTACTTTACACATTGTTGCTAATAATCAAGTCGGGTTTACTACAGATCCCACGGACTCACGATCATCAACTTATTGTACCGACGTTGCTAAAGTAACAGGATCTCCTGTATTTCATATCAATGCCGATTATTTAGATGTGCTACATAATTTAATGATTATGGCTGCGAATTATAGATTTAAATTCAAAAAAGATTTTTATATTGATCTTGTTTGTTTTAGAAGACATGGCCATAACGAAACGGATGAGCCTACATTTACTCAACCTATTCTTTATAAAGTCATTAAAGATAAACCTGCTCCCTACGATGAATATGCTAAATATTTAACATCAACGCATAATTTTATTGAGGAAGAATTAAAAACAATTTATAATAATTATCGTGCAGAAATGAATGCTGTTTACGATAAAGTGAAAAAAGATCATTTAAAAATAGAACAGTTTTTACCTCTTCGTGATGCAGCTCAATTAAAGCTTGCCACCGAAAAAGATATGCTGCAGCCTGCAAAAACACAGTTGCCTGTTACAAAATTAAAAGAACTTGCATTGAAAATTTGTGACATCCCTGCCACCTTTACACCAAATCCAAAATTAGCACGCATTATTGTTGCTGAACGTAAAGAAATGGCGGATGGTAACAAAAAATTAGATTGGGGTATGGCAGAATTACTTGCTTACTCAACCTTACTTAATGAAGGTTACAGCATTCGTTTAGCAGGCGAAGATGCACAACGCGGCACCTTTTCCCACCGTCATGTTACTTTAATTGATTTTGAAAATGGTAATCATTTTACATCAATTGATGCCTGTGCAACTGAAAACTCAAAAATTGAGGTCATTAATACTCTTCTTTCAGAAGAAGCAGCAATGGGGTACGAATATGGTTATGCTGTAAGGCAAGTTAAAGGACTTGTTTTATGGGAAGGACAATTTGGAGATTTTGCCAACGGGGCTCAAGTTCTCATCGATCAATTTATTGCATCAGGTGAAACAAAATGGGCTCAAACACAAGGTCTTGTCCTTTTGTTACCTCATGGAATGGAAGGCCAAGGAGCAGAACACTCCAGCGCTCGTTTAGAAAGATTTTTACAACTTTGTGCCGACGGCAATATGCAAGTTTGTAACTTTACCAACGCCGCACAAATCTATCATGCGCTCCGTAGACAAGTCTTGCGCGATTTTAGAAAACCGCTTATTTTAATGACTCCTAAGAGTTTCTTAAGAAGCCCTCGTGCTGCCACCACAATTGAAGAATTAGCAACAGGAAATTTTGAAGAAATTCTTGATGATTCTCGCATTACAAAAGCAAATAAAGTTGAAAAAGTTTTATTTTGTACTGGAAAAATTGCTCTTGATCTTTTTGATACACTTGAAAAAGAAGAACATAAAAACAAGGCAGAAAATATTGCTATTATTCGTATTGAACAACTTTATCCATTACATTCCGATAAAGCAGCAAATATATTGTCACGCTTTAAAAATGTAAAAAGTATTGCTTGGGTTCAAGAAGAACCAGCCAATATGGGAGCATGGAGTTATATTCGTCATGAACTCGATAAAATTATCAAAAAAGCTGGATTTGCTGTTCCCTTAACTTATTTTGGCAGAACTCGGAGAGCGACTCCCGCAGTCGGCCTAGAAAAACAACATTTTATTGAACAAGATAAAATTTTAAAAGCAGCCATGGAATCAAATAATTCGGTTGAAGTTTAA
- a CDS encoding ATP-binding cassette domain-containing protein yields the protein MSKKKIILSVRSLCKDYRRPSGNMFTVLEGIHLDIYDGEFLALVGLSGSGKSTLLRCMAGLINPDRGTVSYATPSPENMQLSAFVFQNFALFPWMSIRENIAVSMPKLTRQEQDIRIDRIIQMVGLKGFEDAFPRELSGGMRQRVSLARAMVSDPMIMFMDEPFSALDPLTSESLRAELVRLWAQPDRKIRSCVLVTHRFEEALQLADRILILSSNPGTIFRSIEINLPRPRMPNSPEYKEIEEQLEKAFGQLHLDKVTDENEFENTTTDVQSRQKQIDNLNKNRMVISTHDKVSEPENKLTKNNSPTSKQRRIKPLINTNLTLVEGLVSRLSTEVETTDLYDLCEDMGQSVDQVLPAVAAAETLGFIITPGIRVVLTDEGRLFASEHDAEVRGKMMRNAILKLPVVYSIYELVKNSGESGLEADIAIEQIVMMLPFEDHDVQFQTLLKWCRYANLIVYDSDEEKLFIPD from the coding sequence ATGTCTAAAAAGAAAATCATTCTTTCTGTTCGCTCCCTTTGTAAGGATTACAGACGCCCCAGTGGCAATATGTTCACTGTACTCGAGGGTATTCATTTAGACATTTATGATGGCGAATTTTTAGCCTTAGTAGGTTTATCCGGCTCAGGAAAATCAACTTTGTTACGTTGTATGGCGGGTCTTATCAATCCCGATAGAGGCACCGTAAGTTATGCCACACCTTCTCCAGAAAATATGCAATTAAGTGCTTTTGTCTTCCAAAATTTTGCTCTTTTCCCTTGGATGTCCATTCGTGAAAATATTGCTGTTTCCATGCCTAAACTTACACGTCAAGAGCAGGACATACGAATTGATCGTATTATCCAAATGGTAGGTTTAAAAGGCTTTGAAGACGCCTTTCCTCGCGAATTAAGCGGTGGCATGCGGCAACGCGTAAGTCTTGCGAGAGCCATGGTTTCCGACCCGATGATTATGTTCATGGACGAGCCCTTTTCCGCTCTCGATCCTTTAACAAGTGAATCCCTTCGCGCCGAATTGGTACGTCTTTGGGCGCAACCCGACAGAAAAATCCGCTCCTGCGTTCTTGTCACACACCGTTTTGAAGAAGCATTGCAATTGGCTGACAGAATTTTAATTTTATCATCTAATCCGGGCACAATTTTTAGATCAATTGAAATCAATTTACCCAGACCGCGCATGCCAAATTCACCTGAATATAAAGAAATTGAAGAGCAGCTCGAAAAAGCATTTGGTCAGCTCCACCTCGATAAAGTAACAGATGAAAATGAATTCGAAAATACAACAACAGATGTCCAATCCAGACAAAAACAAATTGATAATCTCAATAAAAATAGGATGGTCATTTCCACTCATGATAAAGTGAGTGAACCCGAAAACAAACTGACAAAAAACAATTCACCCACTTCAAAACAACGTCGTATAAAGCCTCTCATCAATACAAATTTGACACTTGTAGAGGGACTTGTAAGCCGTTTGAGCACAGAAGTGGAAACCACTGACTTATATGATCTTTGTGAAGACATGGGACAAAGCGTCGACCAGGTACTACCTGCCGTTGCTGCTGCGGAAACACTAGGTTTTATTATTACACCTGGAATTCGCGTTGTGTTAACTGACGAGGGGCGACTTTTTGCATCAGAACATGATGCTGAAGTTCGTGGTAAAATGATGCGTAACGCTATTTTAAAACTTCCCGTTGTTTATTCTATTTATGAACTTGTTAAAAATTCGGGTGAAAGCGGTTTAGAAGCAGATATTGCAATTGAGCAAATTGTTATGATGCTCCCTTTTGAAGATCATGATGTCCAATTTCAAACTCTTTTAAAGTGGTGTCGTTATGCAAATTTAATTGTTTACGATTCTGATGAAGAAAAATTGTTTATACCCGATTAA